The following are encoded in a window of Coregonus clupeaformis isolate EN_2021a chromosome 34, ASM2061545v1, whole genome shotgun sequence genomic DNA:
- the LOC121549679 gene encoding transcription factor AP-2-alpha-like isoform X1 — MTLHDVRATISGQIEEKMMSIIGQMGDWQDRHDGTSNGTARLPQLGGVGQSPYSAPPLSHTPNSDFQPPYFPPPYQPIYSQSQDPYSHVNDPYSLNSLHAQPQPQHPGWPGQRQSQESSLLHQHRGLPHQLCREYRREVLLPSGHGIDTGLSDSIPIHGIPHSLEDVQVIQHYLHIEDQGIHIPDQTVIKKGPVSLSKNNNVSAIGINKDGLFGGVVNPNEVFCSVPGRLSLLSSTSKYKVTVAEVQRRLSPPECLNASLLGGVLRRAKSKNGGRSLREKLDKIGLNLPAGRRKAANVTLLTSLVEGEAVHLARDFGYVCETEFPAKAVAEYTNRQHSDPNEQVQRKNMLLATKQICKEFTDLLSQDRTPLGNSRPQPILEPGIQSCLTHFSLISHGFGTPAMCAALTALQNYLTEAIKAMDKMYLNSHSDSGTKGGDKDEKHRK, encoded by the exons ATGACATTACACGACGTGCGAGCTACCATATCCGGACAGATTGAAGAAAAAATGATGTCAATAATTGGCCAAATGGGGGATTGGCAG GATCGTCACGACGGTACCAGCAATGGGACTGCCAGGCTACCTCAGCTTGGAGGCGTGGGCCAGTCTCCGTATAGCGCCCCTCCGCTCTCCCATACCCCAAACTCCGACTTCCAACCACCATACTTTCCCCCGCCGTACCAGCCCATCTACTCCCAGTCTCAGGACCCCTACTCGCACGTCAACGACCCCTACTCCCTCAACTCCCTGCACGCTCAGCCGCAGCCACAGCACCCTGGCTGGCCGGGTCAGAGGCAGAGTCAGGAAAGCAGTTTGCTTCACCAGCACCGCGGCTTGCCCCATCAGCTCTGTAGGGAGTACCGGAGAGAAGTGCTCCTGCCGTCGGGCCACGGAATCGATACGGGACTCTCAGATTCTATCCCAATCCATGGAATACCTCACTCTTTAGAAGATGTTCAGGTAATTCAGCATTATTtg CATATTGAGGATCAAGGAATTCACATCCCAGATCAGACTGTAATTAAAAAAG GTCCAGTTTCTTTATCCAAGAACAACAATGTCTCCGCCATTGGGATAAATAAAGACGGTCTTTTTGGCGGTGTGGTAAACCCCAACGAAGTGTTCTGCTCTGTTCCGGGTCGCCTGTCTCTGCTCAGCTCCACATCAAAGTACAAGGTCACGGTGGCGGAAGTGCAGAGACGACTTTCGCCGCCTGAGTGCCTCAACGCGTCACTGCTGGGCGGGGTACTGAGAAG AGCCAAGTCTAAGAACGGCGGAAGGTCCCTCAGAGAGAAATTGGATAAAATCGGATTAAATCTACCTGCAGGTAGACGCAAGGCCGCAAACGTTACCCTGCTGACGTCACTAGTCGAAG GCGAAGCGGTGCATCTTGCCAGAGATTTTGGTTACGTGTGCGAGACTGAGTTTCCAGCCAAGGCAGTAGCTGAATATACAAACCGTCAGCATTCCGACCCAAACGAACAAGTCCAAAGAAAAAACATGTTATTGGCAACGAA GCAAATCTGCAAAGAGTTCACAGACCTGCTTTCCCAGGACCGTACGCCCTTGGGGAATTCTCGACCACAACCTATTCTTGAGCCAGGGATTCAGAGTTGCTTGACCCATTTCAGTCTAATTTCTCACGGATTCGGGACCCCGGCCATGTGCGCGGCCCTCACCGCTCTCCAGAACTATCTGACGGAGGCGATTAAAGCCATGGACAAAATGTACCTGAACAGTCACTCAGACAGCGGAACTAAAGGAGGAGACAAAGACGAGAAGCACAGAAAGTGA
- the LOC121549679 gene encoding transcription factor AP-2-alpha-like isoform X4, with product MKMLWKLTDNIKYEDYEDRHDGTSNGTARLPQLGGVGQSPYSAPPLSHTPNSDFQPPYFPPPYQPIYSQSQDPYSHVNDPYSLNSLHAQPQPQHPGWPGQRQSQESSLLHQHRGLPHQLCREYRREVLLPSGHGIDTGLSDSIPIHGIPHSLEDVQHIEDQGIHIPDQTVIKKGPVSLSKNNNVSAIGINKDGLFGGVVNPNEVFCSVPGRLSLLSSTSKYKVTVAEVQRRLSPPECLNASLLGGVLRRAKSKNGGRSLREKLDKIGLNLPAGRRKAANVTLLTSLVEGEAVHLARDFGYVCETEFPAKAVAEYTNRQHSDPNEQVQRKNMLLATKQICKEFTDLLSQDRTPLGNSRPQPILEPGIQSCLTHFSLISHGFGTPAMCAALTALQNYLTEAIKAMDKMYLNSHSDSGTKGGDKDEKHRK from the exons ATGAAAATGCTTTGGAAATTAACTGACAATATAAAATATGAAGATTACGAG GATCGTCACGACGGTACCAGCAATGGGACTGCCAGGCTACCTCAGCTTGGAGGCGTGGGCCAGTCTCCGTATAGCGCCCCTCCGCTCTCCCATACCCCAAACTCCGACTTCCAACCACCATACTTTCCCCCGCCGTACCAGCCCATCTACTCCCAGTCTCAGGACCCCTACTCGCACGTCAACGACCCCTACTCCCTCAACTCCCTGCACGCTCAGCCGCAGCCACAGCACCCTGGCTGGCCGGGTCAGAGGCAGAGTCAGGAAAGCAGTTTGCTTCACCAGCACCGCGGCTTGCCCCATCAGCTCTGTAGGGAGTACCGGAGAGAAGTGCTCCTGCCGTCGGGCCACGGAATCGATACGGGACTCTCAGATTCTATCCCAATCCATGGAATACCTCACTCTTTAGAAGATGTTCAG CATATTGAGGATCAAGGAATTCACATCCCAGATCAGACTGTAATTAAAAAAG GTCCAGTTTCTTTATCCAAGAACAACAATGTCTCCGCCATTGGGATAAATAAAGACGGTCTTTTTGGCGGTGTGGTAAACCCCAACGAAGTGTTCTGCTCTGTTCCGGGTCGCCTGTCTCTGCTCAGCTCCACATCAAAGTACAAGGTCACGGTGGCGGAAGTGCAGAGACGACTTTCGCCGCCTGAGTGCCTCAACGCGTCACTGCTGGGCGGGGTACTGAGAAG AGCCAAGTCTAAGAACGGCGGAAGGTCCCTCAGAGAGAAATTGGATAAAATCGGATTAAATCTACCTGCAGGTAGACGCAAGGCCGCAAACGTTACCCTGCTGACGTCACTAGTCGAAG GCGAAGCGGTGCATCTTGCCAGAGATTTTGGTTACGTGTGCGAGACTGAGTTTCCAGCCAAGGCAGTAGCTGAATATACAAACCGTCAGCATTCCGACCCAAACGAACAAGTCCAAAGAAAAAACATGTTATTGGCAACGAA GCAAATCTGCAAAGAGTTCACAGACCTGCTTTCCCAGGACCGTACGCCCTTGGGGAATTCTCGACCACAACCTATTCTTGAGCCAGGGATTCAGAGTTGCTTGACCCATTTCAGTCTAATTTCTCACGGATTCGGGACCCCGGCCATGTGCGCGGCCCTCACCGCTCTCCAGAACTATCTGACGGAGGCGATTAAAGCCATGGACAAAATGTACCTGAACAGTCACTCAGACAGCGGAACTAAAGGAGGAGACAAAGACGAGAAGCACAGAAAGTGA
- the LOC121549679 gene encoding transcription factor AP-2-alpha-like isoform X5, producing MLVHSFSAMDRHDGTSNGTARLPQLGGVGQSPYSAPPLSHTPNSDFQPPYFPPPYQPIYSQSQDPYSHVNDPYSLNSLHAQPQPQHPGWPGQRQSQESSLLHQHRGLPHQLCREYRREVLLPSGHGIDTGLSDSIPIHGIPHSLEDVQVIQHYLHIEDQGIHIPDQTVIKKGPVSLSKNNNVSAIGINKDGLFGGVVNPNEVFCSVPGRLSLLSSTSKYKVTVAEVQRRLSPPECLNASLLGGVLRRAKSKNGGRSLREKLDKIGLNLPAGRRKAANVTLLTSLVEGEAVHLARDFGYVCETEFPAKAVAEYTNRQHSDPNEQVQRKNMLLATKQICKEFTDLLSQDRTPLGNSRPQPILEPGIQSCLTHFSLISHGFGTPAMCAALTALQNYLTEAIKAMDKMYLNSHSDSGTKGGDKDEKHRK from the exons ATGTTAGTGCACAGTTTTTCCGCGATG GATCGTCACGACGGTACCAGCAATGGGACTGCCAGGCTACCTCAGCTTGGAGGCGTGGGCCAGTCTCCGTATAGCGCCCCTCCGCTCTCCCATACCCCAAACTCCGACTTCCAACCACCATACTTTCCCCCGCCGTACCAGCCCATCTACTCCCAGTCTCAGGACCCCTACTCGCACGTCAACGACCCCTACTCCCTCAACTCCCTGCACGCTCAGCCGCAGCCACAGCACCCTGGCTGGCCGGGTCAGAGGCAGAGTCAGGAAAGCAGTTTGCTTCACCAGCACCGCGGCTTGCCCCATCAGCTCTGTAGGGAGTACCGGAGAGAAGTGCTCCTGCCGTCGGGCCACGGAATCGATACGGGACTCTCAGATTCTATCCCAATCCATGGAATACCTCACTCTTTAGAAGATGTTCAGGTAATTCAGCATTATTtg CATATTGAGGATCAAGGAATTCACATCCCAGATCAGACTGTAATTAAAAAAG GTCCAGTTTCTTTATCCAAGAACAACAATGTCTCCGCCATTGGGATAAATAAAGACGGTCTTTTTGGCGGTGTGGTAAACCCCAACGAAGTGTTCTGCTCTGTTCCGGGTCGCCTGTCTCTGCTCAGCTCCACATCAAAGTACAAGGTCACGGTGGCGGAAGTGCAGAGACGACTTTCGCCGCCTGAGTGCCTCAACGCGTCACTGCTGGGCGGGGTACTGAGAAG AGCCAAGTCTAAGAACGGCGGAAGGTCCCTCAGAGAGAAATTGGATAAAATCGGATTAAATCTACCTGCAGGTAGACGCAAGGCCGCAAACGTTACCCTGCTGACGTCACTAGTCGAAG GCGAAGCGGTGCATCTTGCCAGAGATTTTGGTTACGTGTGCGAGACTGAGTTTCCAGCCAAGGCAGTAGCTGAATATACAAACCGTCAGCATTCCGACCCAAACGAACAAGTCCAAAGAAAAAACATGTTATTGGCAACGAA GCAAATCTGCAAAGAGTTCACAGACCTGCTTTCCCAGGACCGTACGCCCTTGGGGAATTCTCGACCACAACCTATTCTTGAGCCAGGGATTCAGAGTTGCTTGACCCATTTCAGTCTAATTTCTCACGGATTCGGGACCCCGGCCATGTGCGCGGCCCTCACCGCTCTCCAGAACTATCTGACGGAGGCGATTAAAGCCATGGACAAAATGTACCTGAACAGTCACTCAGACAGCGGAACTAAAGGAGGAGACAAAGACGAGAAGCACAGAAAGTGA
- the LOC121549679 gene encoding transcription factor AP-2-alpha-like isoform X3 has product MKMLWKLTDNIKYEDYEDRHDGTSNGTARLPQLGGVGQSPYSAPPLSHTPNSDFQPPYFPPPYQPIYSQSQDPYSHVNDPYSLNSLHAQPQPQHPGWPGQRQSQESSLLHQHRGLPHQLCREYRREVLLPSGHGIDTGLSDSIPIHGIPHSLEDVQVIQHYLHIEDQGIHIPDQTVIKKGPVSLSKNNNVSAIGINKDGLFGGVVNPNEVFCSVPGRLSLLSSTSKYKVTVAEVQRRLSPPECLNASLLGGVLRRAKSKNGGRSLREKLDKIGLNLPAGRRKAANVTLLTSLVEGEAVHLARDFGYVCETEFPAKAVAEYTNRQHSDPNEQVQRKNMLLATKQICKEFTDLLSQDRTPLGNSRPQPILEPGIQSCLTHFSLISHGFGTPAMCAALTALQNYLTEAIKAMDKMYLNSHSDSGTKGGDKDEKHRK; this is encoded by the exons ATGAAAATGCTTTGGAAATTAACTGACAATATAAAATATGAAGATTACGAG GATCGTCACGACGGTACCAGCAATGGGACTGCCAGGCTACCTCAGCTTGGAGGCGTGGGCCAGTCTCCGTATAGCGCCCCTCCGCTCTCCCATACCCCAAACTCCGACTTCCAACCACCATACTTTCCCCCGCCGTACCAGCCCATCTACTCCCAGTCTCAGGACCCCTACTCGCACGTCAACGACCCCTACTCCCTCAACTCCCTGCACGCTCAGCCGCAGCCACAGCACCCTGGCTGGCCGGGTCAGAGGCAGAGTCAGGAAAGCAGTTTGCTTCACCAGCACCGCGGCTTGCCCCATCAGCTCTGTAGGGAGTACCGGAGAGAAGTGCTCCTGCCGTCGGGCCACGGAATCGATACGGGACTCTCAGATTCTATCCCAATCCATGGAATACCTCACTCTTTAGAAGATGTTCAGGTAATTCAGCATTATTtg CATATTGAGGATCAAGGAATTCACATCCCAGATCAGACTGTAATTAAAAAAG GTCCAGTTTCTTTATCCAAGAACAACAATGTCTCCGCCATTGGGATAAATAAAGACGGTCTTTTTGGCGGTGTGGTAAACCCCAACGAAGTGTTCTGCTCTGTTCCGGGTCGCCTGTCTCTGCTCAGCTCCACATCAAAGTACAAGGTCACGGTGGCGGAAGTGCAGAGACGACTTTCGCCGCCTGAGTGCCTCAACGCGTCACTGCTGGGCGGGGTACTGAGAAG AGCCAAGTCTAAGAACGGCGGAAGGTCCCTCAGAGAGAAATTGGATAAAATCGGATTAAATCTACCTGCAGGTAGACGCAAGGCCGCAAACGTTACCCTGCTGACGTCACTAGTCGAAG GCGAAGCGGTGCATCTTGCCAGAGATTTTGGTTACGTGTGCGAGACTGAGTTTCCAGCCAAGGCAGTAGCTGAATATACAAACCGTCAGCATTCCGACCCAAACGAACAAGTCCAAAGAAAAAACATGTTATTGGCAACGAA GCAAATCTGCAAAGAGTTCACAGACCTGCTTTCCCAGGACCGTACGCCCTTGGGGAATTCTCGACCACAACCTATTCTTGAGCCAGGGATTCAGAGTTGCTTGACCCATTTCAGTCTAATTTCTCACGGATTCGGGACCCCGGCCATGTGCGCGGCCCTCACCGCTCTCCAGAACTATCTGACGGAGGCGATTAAAGCCATGGACAAAATGTACCTGAACAGTCACTCAGACAGCGGAACTAAAGGAGGAGACAAAGACGAGAAGCACAGAAAGTGA
- the LOC121549679 gene encoding transcription factor AP-2-alpha-like isoform X6 codes for MLVHSFSAMDRHDGTSNGTARLPQLGGVGQSPYSAPPLSHTPNSDFQPPYFPPPYQPIYSQSQDPYSHVNDPYSLNSLHAQPQPQHPGWPGQRQSQESSLLHQHRGLPHQLCREYRREVLLPSGHGIDTGLSDSIPIHGIPHSLEDVQHIEDQGIHIPDQTVIKKGPVSLSKNNNVSAIGINKDGLFGGVVNPNEVFCSVPGRLSLLSSTSKYKVTVAEVQRRLSPPECLNASLLGGVLRRAKSKNGGRSLREKLDKIGLNLPAGRRKAANVTLLTSLVEGEAVHLARDFGYVCETEFPAKAVAEYTNRQHSDPNEQVQRKNMLLATKQICKEFTDLLSQDRTPLGNSRPQPILEPGIQSCLTHFSLISHGFGTPAMCAALTALQNYLTEAIKAMDKMYLNSHSDSGTKGGDKDEKHRK; via the exons ATGTTAGTGCACAGTTTTTCCGCGATG GATCGTCACGACGGTACCAGCAATGGGACTGCCAGGCTACCTCAGCTTGGAGGCGTGGGCCAGTCTCCGTATAGCGCCCCTCCGCTCTCCCATACCCCAAACTCCGACTTCCAACCACCATACTTTCCCCCGCCGTACCAGCCCATCTACTCCCAGTCTCAGGACCCCTACTCGCACGTCAACGACCCCTACTCCCTCAACTCCCTGCACGCTCAGCCGCAGCCACAGCACCCTGGCTGGCCGGGTCAGAGGCAGAGTCAGGAAAGCAGTTTGCTTCACCAGCACCGCGGCTTGCCCCATCAGCTCTGTAGGGAGTACCGGAGAGAAGTGCTCCTGCCGTCGGGCCACGGAATCGATACGGGACTCTCAGATTCTATCCCAATCCATGGAATACCTCACTCTTTAGAAGATGTTCAG CATATTGAGGATCAAGGAATTCACATCCCAGATCAGACTGTAATTAAAAAAG GTCCAGTTTCTTTATCCAAGAACAACAATGTCTCCGCCATTGGGATAAATAAAGACGGTCTTTTTGGCGGTGTGGTAAACCCCAACGAAGTGTTCTGCTCTGTTCCGGGTCGCCTGTCTCTGCTCAGCTCCACATCAAAGTACAAGGTCACGGTGGCGGAAGTGCAGAGACGACTTTCGCCGCCTGAGTGCCTCAACGCGTCACTGCTGGGCGGGGTACTGAGAAG AGCCAAGTCTAAGAACGGCGGAAGGTCCCTCAGAGAGAAATTGGATAAAATCGGATTAAATCTACCTGCAGGTAGACGCAAGGCCGCAAACGTTACCCTGCTGACGTCACTAGTCGAAG GCGAAGCGGTGCATCTTGCCAGAGATTTTGGTTACGTGTGCGAGACTGAGTTTCCAGCCAAGGCAGTAGCTGAATATACAAACCGTCAGCATTCCGACCCAAACGAACAAGTCCAAAGAAAAAACATGTTATTGGCAACGAA GCAAATCTGCAAAGAGTTCACAGACCTGCTTTCCCAGGACCGTACGCCCTTGGGGAATTCTCGACCACAACCTATTCTTGAGCCAGGGATTCAGAGTTGCTTGACCCATTTCAGTCTAATTTCTCACGGATTCGGGACCCCGGCCATGTGCGCGGCCCTCACCGCTCTCCAGAACTATCTGACGGAGGCGATTAAAGCCATGGACAAAATGTACCTGAACAGTCACTCAGACAGCGGAACTAAAGGAGGAGACAAAGACGAGAAGCACAGAAAGTGA
- the LOC121549679 gene encoding transcription factor AP-2-alpha-like isoform X2: MTLHDVRATISGQIEEKMMSIIGQMGDWQDRHDGTSNGTARLPQLGGVGQSPYSAPPLSHTPNSDFQPPYFPPPYQPIYSQSQDPYSHVNDPYSLNSLHAQPQPQHPGWPGQRQSQESSLLHQHRGLPHQLCREYRREVLLPSGHGIDTGLSDSIPIHGIPHSLEDVQHIEDQGIHIPDQTVIKKGPVSLSKNNNVSAIGINKDGLFGGVVNPNEVFCSVPGRLSLLSSTSKYKVTVAEVQRRLSPPECLNASLLGGVLRRAKSKNGGRSLREKLDKIGLNLPAGRRKAANVTLLTSLVEGEAVHLARDFGYVCETEFPAKAVAEYTNRQHSDPNEQVQRKNMLLATKQICKEFTDLLSQDRTPLGNSRPQPILEPGIQSCLTHFSLISHGFGTPAMCAALTALQNYLTEAIKAMDKMYLNSHSDSGTKGGDKDEKHRK, from the exons ATGACATTACACGACGTGCGAGCTACCATATCCGGACAGATTGAAGAAAAAATGATGTCAATAATTGGCCAAATGGGGGATTGGCAG GATCGTCACGACGGTACCAGCAATGGGACTGCCAGGCTACCTCAGCTTGGAGGCGTGGGCCAGTCTCCGTATAGCGCCCCTCCGCTCTCCCATACCCCAAACTCCGACTTCCAACCACCATACTTTCCCCCGCCGTACCAGCCCATCTACTCCCAGTCTCAGGACCCCTACTCGCACGTCAACGACCCCTACTCCCTCAACTCCCTGCACGCTCAGCCGCAGCCACAGCACCCTGGCTGGCCGGGTCAGAGGCAGAGTCAGGAAAGCAGTTTGCTTCACCAGCACCGCGGCTTGCCCCATCAGCTCTGTAGGGAGTACCGGAGAGAAGTGCTCCTGCCGTCGGGCCACGGAATCGATACGGGACTCTCAGATTCTATCCCAATCCATGGAATACCTCACTCTTTAGAAGATGTTCAG CATATTGAGGATCAAGGAATTCACATCCCAGATCAGACTGTAATTAAAAAAG GTCCAGTTTCTTTATCCAAGAACAACAATGTCTCCGCCATTGGGATAAATAAAGACGGTCTTTTTGGCGGTGTGGTAAACCCCAACGAAGTGTTCTGCTCTGTTCCGGGTCGCCTGTCTCTGCTCAGCTCCACATCAAAGTACAAGGTCACGGTGGCGGAAGTGCAGAGACGACTTTCGCCGCCTGAGTGCCTCAACGCGTCACTGCTGGGCGGGGTACTGAGAAG AGCCAAGTCTAAGAACGGCGGAAGGTCCCTCAGAGAGAAATTGGATAAAATCGGATTAAATCTACCTGCAGGTAGACGCAAGGCCGCAAACGTTACCCTGCTGACGTCACTAGTCGAAG GCGAAGCGGTGCATCTTGCCAGAGATTTTGGTTACGTGTGCGAGACTGAGTTTCCAGCCAAGGCAGTAGCTGAATATACAAACCGTCAGCATTCCGACCCAAACGAACAAGTCCAAAGAAAAAACATGTTATTGGCAACGAA GCAAATCTGCAAAGAGTTCACAGACCTGCTTTCCCAGGACCGTACGCCCTTGGGGAATTCTCGACCACAACCTATTCTTGAGCCAGGGATTCAGAGTTGCTTGACCCATTTCAGTCTAATTTCTCACGGATTCGGGACCCCGGCCATGTGCGCGGCCCTCACCGCTCTCCAGAACTATCTGACGGAGGCGATTAAAGCCATGGACAAAATGTACCTGAACAGTCACTCAGACAGCGGAACTAAAGGAGGAGACAAAGACGAGAAGCACAGAAAGTGA